TAAATCATACCGCCACCCATTTATTGCATGCGGCATTAAAGGTGGTTGTTGGTGCCCATGTTCAACAAAAAGGTTCTTTAGTGGATGCTGAAAGGGCACGCTTTGATTTTTCCCATTTTGAAGCGTTAACAGCCGAGCAATTACGTCAAATAGAAACATTGGTTAATGACAGAATCCGCGCTAACGATCCGGTCGTAACTGAGTTAATGGACATTGAATCGGCAAAGAAAAGTGGGGCTGTGGCCTTATTCGGAGAAAAGTACAGCGAATCTGTACGAGTTTTATCCATGGGCGATTTTTCCAAAGAACTGTGCGGGGGAACACATGCTTCTCGTACAGGTGATATTGGTCTTTTTAAAATTATCGCTGAATATGGTATTGCCAGCGGAGTCAGACGCATTGAGCTAATTACAGGGGCATATGCACTCGATTGGATAAATCAACAATTAGACAATCTGGAAGAGGTGGCTACTAAGCTTAAAACGTCTGTAACGAATGTGTCTGAAAAATTGTCACAATTTTTGCATGATGCAAAACAACAAGAAAAAGAATTAGGGCGTTTGCAAGCAAAACTAACTGCAAAATCAAGTACTAATTTGTTATCAGAAGTACAGGCGGTGAATGACGTTAATTTGCTTGTCAAGCAATTGGATAATAAGGATAGTCAAGCACTTAGGGCAACTTTGGATCAGCTGAAGTCTAGTTTGGACAATGCAGTGATTGTGTTATTTGCTATTGATGAAGACAAGATGAATGTTGTTGCTGGAGTGAGCAAGTCTCTTTTAGGGCAGGTACCCAATGCCGCTGAGTTTGTTAAACATTTGTGTGGCAAAGGTGGTGGCAGAGAAGATATGGCTCAAGGTGGAGGACGTGTTCCTGAAGATCTGGAAAAAAGGATTTCACAAATAAGAACAATGATCGTTGAGCACGCGGGTTAACAAGAACAAGACGGGGCGCTGAAATGGCATTATTAGTGCAAAAATTCGGGGGAACGTCGCTGGCTACGCTCGAACACATCAATCATGCGGCTGATATTGTGGCAAAAGCAAAGCAAGCTGGACATAGTGTGGTTGTCATTGTATCTGCCATGAGTGGTGAAACTGATAAACTTATAGGGTTTGCCAATAGTATCAGTGAATTTCCTGATGAACGAGAATATGCAGCATTGGTGTCGACCGGTGAACAGGTATCAATGGCATTAATGGCCATGGCCTTAATCAATCGAGGAGTTAAAGCGCGTTCATATACTGGCGGACAAGCTAGGATTCAAACTTGTAGCCAATTTAAAAAGGCACGTATTCAGGCGATTGATACCCAGCCTATATTAAGAGATATTGAGCAAGGTGTTGTAGTGGTTATTGCAGGATTTCAGGGGATAGATAAGGACGGTAATATCACAACATTAGGTCGAGGTGGCTCTGACACGACGGCCGTTGCCATTGCGGCAGCGTTAAATGCAGATGAATGTCAAATTTATACAGATGTTGATGGTGTGTATACCACGGATCCCAGAATTGTTCCAGATGCTAAACGTCTTGAACAAATTACCTTTGAAGAGATGCTGGAACTGTCAAGTTTAGGAGCAAAAGTTTTACAGATTCGTGCTGTTGAGTTTGCTGGCAAATACAATATTCCTTTACGGGTATTATCTTCTTCTCAAGAGGGTCCAGGAACATTAATCACTTATCAACAAAAAAACAGTATGGAAGCGCCCCTTGTGACAGGCATTGCTCTTAGTCGAGATGAAGCGAAAGTTACTTTGGCTGGCGTTCCAGATGCTCCCGGTATTGCTTCCGGTATTCTGGCTGAAATAAGCAATATTGGAGTTAATATTGACATGATAGTGCAGCACCTATCAGCGCATAATAAAACCGATTTTACGTTTACAGTGCATCGTGATGAATATCAA
This region of Legionella clemsonensis genomic DNA includes:
- a CDS encoding aspartate kinase, with amino-acid sequence MALLVQKFGGTSLATLEHINHAADIVAKAKQAGHSVVVIVSAMSGETDKLIGFANSISEFPDEREYAALVSTGEQVSMALMAMALINRGVKARSYTGGQARIQTCSQFKKARIQAIDTQPILRDIEQGVVVVIAGFQGIDKDGNITTLGRGGSDTTAVAIAAALNADECQIYTDVDGVYTTDPRIVPDAKRLEQITFEEMLELSSLGAKVLQIRAVEFAGKYNIPLRVLSSSQEGPGTLITYQQKNSMEAPLVTGIALSRDEAKVTLAGVPDAPGIASGILAEISNIGVNIDMIVQHLSAHNKTDFTFTVHRDEYQKTLQKLHKVAKNLGADEVIGVTNLAKLSLVGAGLKSHPEVASIMFKTLATKGINIQLIATSEIKISVLIDTVLLDEGVRALHSVFRLEGDSHEESRRIPVQKENDVVAVLGNLNT